In Pangasianodon hypophthalmus isolate fPanHyp1 chromosome 13, fPanHyp1.pri, whole genome shotgun sequence, the genomic window CGGATCTGATACAGGGACGGATCTGATACAGGGGCGGATATGATACAGGGGCGGATATGATACAGGGGCGGATATGATACAGGGACGGATATGATACAGGGGCGGATCTGATACAGGGGCGGATCTGATACAGGGGCGGATCTGATACAGGGGCGGATATGATACAGGGACGGATATGATACAGGGGCGGATATGATACAGGGGCGGATATGATACAGGGACAAATCTGATACAGGTACGGATCTGATACAGGGACGGATCTGATACAGGGGCGGATCTGATGCAGGGGCGGATCTGATACAGGGGCGGATATGATACAGGGGCGGATATGATACAGGGACGGATATGATACAGGGACGGATCTGATACAGGGACGGATATGATACAGGGACGGATCTGATACAGGGACGGATATGATACAGGGGCGGATCTGATACAGGGACGGATTTGATACAGGGACGGATCTGATACAGGGACGGATATGATACAGGGACGGATCTGATACAGGGACGGATATGATACAGGGACGGATCTGATACAGGGACGGATTTGATACAGGGACGGATCTGATACAGGGGCGGATATGATACAGGGGCAGATATGATACAGGGGCGGATCTGATGCAGGTGTGGtacagtatttaattttatacgCTGCTGCATCTAATCACAACGTATATATTACACGGTGAAAGGAAATAAGTATTCGGACACCAAGTCAAATACAAACAAACGTCACAGATCAGAAGTCATGTGTCCAAACTGGTTATTTTTCAGCTACGTAACACACTTGTTCTGAGACAGTGGCTTAAactagttttttaaaaaataatttctatatCATTTTGCACATTataattttgacaaaaaaattgACTCCTTTaaataacagaaacaaaagtgTCCGAATACTCATTTCCCTCTCACTGTGTATCCACTCACGCACCAGAAGGGAGCGACGATGCCGAGCTGCGTCTCGTTGAGGCCGATTCTGTAGCGAGGATTATCCGCCATGATCCTGTAGTCACATGACAAGGCCACCAAACACCCGCCTGCAGGACTGAAaccctaaaaataaaataaaataaaaaacaagcagCGAGCATCATCGGAGTTTGGTGTTTGGTGAAGGTTAAAGGAGGCTCACGTTGATGGCGGCGATGGTCATCTTCCTGTAGCCGTACATTTTGAGCCAAATGTCCTGCACGGATTTCCAGAACTCGGCGTAGTGCTCCGGACTCTTCCCGTACATTTCCAAGATGTCCAGGCCTGCGGAGAAAATCTTCGGCTGAGCCTAGAAAGAGACGGGCTGGATTAATGTTTATGCAAATCTTACAACAGCACgttgtttttcccttttctttctgtgttttttttgtaaataaagctaAAGAAAAAGAGCGATTTATCTGAAGTAACTCAAAATCCAtaacaataatgaaataaataaaaaattattatactACATATTTATAAgccatatactgtattactGAAAGTGACACCTCTAGTGCGAGGAAACTccttagtttttttaaaaaacatctgcacatttttaattatccagttttaaacttttttttttttatcatcaagTGCCTGGAAATCTCGACCATTcctaattaaattttttttacaaataattctcttcctattttttttcctcgctAATTTCTCATCATCATCTGTGTGTAGTGATGTACCGAGGTGAGAATCACTCCTCTGCAGCTCTTGTCCAGCTCGAGTTTCTCTAAACTGATCACGAATTCGGTCAGAAAGTCCAGACTCATGCTGTTCACCGGCGGGTTCTGAAACTTCACCACAGCAATCCCTGCACAAAAACGTCCAAATATGAgcaataaaaagaagaaaagcaaaaattCTAACATGcaaaatgtcatgtttgttgttattacatttattgAGCTTCATTTAACACGCTGaatatgaatggatttattcgtaaatcattcaTATGAGCATTTATACAAGAAATCTGGTGTTcgtgaaaatcctgtaaattccaaaaaacgttcgtatctcctcctactcgtgctcctgagtgtgtgtaaatctacGCATAAGAAAACTAACTAATGCACACCTCGACTCGATCAACTTCAGATCAAATAACTTGCATggattatttcacttttatatctggaacaCTGTATACTGCCgagtttaattgtttttttttttgttttttaattaatccagagcgactgatagaagagctttagagtctcgatcagaaacacatcctcatgctagtcaGGGACCAAGAGCTCCATCCAGAACATTTATTGAAAACCAgtcgttttattttattaacattaattaaaggatataaaaaataataaaagaaagcGAGCCGATTCAAACCCATTAATTAGGAGAAATAAAACGCATCATTCAGTTATGATGAAAGAAATGGCGGTGTATAAACAGAGGATGGGCCgctctgtctgcgcagagccaTAAGCCGCAAACAAACTCCTCAGCTGATGGACGATTCAGcacttgcttattattattattattatattattattaaatatatttattggcagagaagtgagtcaaaataacttcttCTTTCTGCCTTTCAGCCTTTCCCCTGATTGCTCATTTCGTGCTCCCCGCTGTCTGTGGAcgttaccttttatggagttttgtgggcgtcactacacgcaaatgagctgtgttggGAACGTGCTTTGAACTTTACGGGTGATCAGCGTACGCACGCGAGTACGAAAAAATCAGCATCTCAGAAACGTCTTtaaatctggcagaaaattttagttcagtttggtttaggcaaacatttacacacaactttactaaaacaCTGATAAATGAGTCTCATTGTATAACATTCCAGTTAGTTAGAAACGAAGaattgatttatattttcatattttagctTATAAATATTTTGTGCCACACCTTTAcattattacttttatattattttaattagtgtacttttattttgtattgttagTATTTTCTTCtgtcactgttattattatgatcattattattattagtgacattttatttttgactatttcttcttctttttttttttttttttacttcacactacattagttttatattatttcaatAATCGCACTTTTATACAGTCTTCTGACActttttataaagttttttttttctttctgtcactgctattattatttttattattactttccttttgtttatatgtttgtttttttaactcacACTGTGAAGTACACAGTGctccattttaaatgtatgaaaagtgcgatatatattaacattatttattattattttattattactataaccCTGGGCAATCATTCGTACCAGTGCTGCTGTCCAGGTCCACTTTAATTttggatgaagatgatgaattTCTATTGTTGGAGCTGAAGAAGGGCAAAATGCAGGTTCTGCCATGTTTACAGCCTCCAGATAAGAGCTGAGAAGATCCTGAGAAGTTCAGCAGAAAGGGAATAACGTGAATATGAAGAACACAGACTTAGTGTTTTTGACAGACATCACTTTATTTCAGCAAATGTGTGTTCCACTGGGCATGAACTAATAACctctacaccctatgtagtgccctGTGCAGTGCCCTGTGCAGTTCCCTGTGCAGTGCCCCGTGCAGTTCCCCGTGTAGTGCCCCGTGCCATGTCCTATGCAGTGCCCTGTGTAATGCCCTATGCAGTGCCCCGTGCAGTTCCCCGTGTAGTGCCCCGTGCAGTTCCCTGTGTAATGCCCCGTGCAGTGCCCCGTGTAGTTCCCTGTGCCATGTCCTATGCAGTGCCCTGTGTAGTTCCCCATGTAATGCCCTGTGCAGTGCCCCATGTAGTTCCCTGTGTAATGTCCTGTGTAATGCCCCGTGCAGTGCCCCGTGTAATGCCCTATGCAGTGCCCTGTGTAGTTCCCTGTGTAATGCCCTATGCAGTGCCCCGTGTAGTTCCCTGTGTAATGCCCTATGCAGTGCCCCGTGTAGTTCCCTGTGTAATGCCCTATGCAGTGCCCTGTGCTGTGCCCTGTGTAATGCCCTGTGCTGTGCCCTATGCAGTGCCCTGTGTAATGCCCTATGCAGTGCCCCGTGTAGTTCCCTGTGTAATGCCCTATGCAGTGCCCTGTATAATGCCCTGTGCTGTGCCCCATGTAGTTCCCTGTGTAATGCCCTGTGTAATGCCCTATGCAGTGCCCTGTATAATGCCCTATGCTGTGCCCTGTGTAATGCCCTGTGTAATGCCCTATGTAGTGCCCTAGATGTCTAATGAAGGGCATTTGGGACTGAGCCACTGTCGCTGCAGTGACTTTGGGGAAGTAAATATAAATTCCATGCACTGTTAGCAGGTGTatctcaaaaaaattaaaaggtttAGAActtaatttcattacattttaaaactgttagACATTAGCTTGTTTGTTAACAGTCACGAGACCTTTGTCCCAATTCTCCTGCAAACACTACGAACCAATTCTTTTCCCTGGAGTGTTAAAATCCATATTAAGTGTTAGCAAACAGACTTTGCAATCAAAAGacactaaaaaaaacagataagaaTAATCCTACGCTGCAAAAAAACAACCAGTACCTAAGCAGATGAAGCTAGCTCCCCGCCTCAGCACAGCCGCCATTTTCTTTACAAACAAACCCACAAACCCGGAGGTCTTTTCTTACGTCTGCAAAGTGGGCGTGACCACATGGTCACTCCTGATCCGATTGGATAAAAAATCTGTCAGTTTTCAAAATAACcaatcacagagagagagagacgggacTGTGTAGTATTATACAGATATAGATCTAGGTCTAggtgctataataataataatgctaattattattattattattattattattattattattattattttatacctaATTTGGTTTTAAAAGATAATAGATTTCTGCTATAAAgtgtcatattattattttttaataataataataataataattttgtgcaAGAATTCTTAGATAAATTATGATATATTTATAACAAACacatggctgtcaaaatgtGATCTCTCCACACTGCAGTTAAAAATACAAGATGCACAGATGAAGCCAAGCTTTATTGGTTGACTTTATTGTAAAAATGCAAGATGCATGAAAAGATGTACAGTAAATCTTGAATGTTGATCTTTTAGCCATGAAATCACAAGCCAAAGACCAGACTCATACCATCACTTAATCCCTGCTTTCAATACTTCTACAgatgagaatgaaaaaaaaacttttaaggTGTTAAAGTTGCataaaaaatgaacatgcaGTTTTCAGATATTCAGGATTACATCTAGTTATGAAAATAGTGAtgtaattacagccattttagaAAAGCATGTGGGgtataatctgttttttttttttttaattgaagagATATTTACTTTTTGACTGTGGACacatttacaagaaaaaaaaaaagactgattcATATCattacatgttttatatattctttaacACTTCTCTTTTTAAACTGTTGTCCTCTGCAGTCATGTGATTGATTTAGCATGGAATATTTCACAGCTTGGCACATGTGACCATTTCTATTCATAGTGGATTTAATGATTTATGACATGAAGAGGCCACACAGAGGTACATGATCACTTTAATGaaaaatgggattttttttttttacagtatcaTCAAGGTGAAGAGATATAAGAAGCTCCTCGACGCTGCAAGAGCAAAGAAGGCAGACAAAAGCTTTGGATTGTAAGGAATGATTTTGTGTGGATTTAATTCTAGCGTTAACCTGGAAAAACTCTGGCACGAGTGAAATTTAGCACACTTTACTTCGTCTAAAATCAGCACTGGGCTGCGTTCCAATATTGTTTCTAATGTGCCCTTGGAGACTTCCTAGCCATTTAATACTTTGTCCGATGAACTCTCAACTCCTGAAAGTCGAGGGGACGTCGGTGTCAGGTTCAGGAGCGGaatttacccagaatgcactgagACGTGATGGCATGTAAAAAATGCAGGATGAAGCtggttataaatataaacaggagcgatagattatataatatttcaaaaaatataatatttgatgTCTCCCATGGAAACCTGATATATGGCCATATATGGAGTTCCACTAAATGACacatacagttgagtgcaaaagtacattttcctccttttttcacCCAGAAAATGTATGTAAGATAGTGATGAGAACAAGggaattcattttattttatattatttttcactattaatatcttaacatacacTGTTTGAGCATTATTCGTCTTCAGAATATGCACATTTTTGCACTCGACTGTATATGTGTtgaaaatatgttaaatatgttcaAATATGGGATATTTATTTACACCATGTGTTCCAAAATGTATGACAACATATGATGTTTATACACGGGttgaattttgaattaaaattaaaactagaATTATAATTGTGTTAATTTGGGTGTAGTCATTTTCTAAATTCTGCAGACTTTCACTGATTTAATTACTTGCCCTGAGTATAAATCTAGTGTCAGATatatgagtgaaaaaaaaaacacaaaacatcagatcagctaaaagaaaatgtaaaatcaacTTTCCTGGACATAAGTGGTGTTTTACAACAAACTTATGTctgataatattaataaaaaaggaGATGAGCCATATGTGTAAACGGTATTAAACCATATATCATCCttatattattcatatatacagtatacatgaaTTGTATCTACATTTACGTtagcaacatttatttattgtatgtaCACTATTTCGGAAAAAAAGGTTCTATGTATATGTTCCTAGGTTCTTTGTATAACTatgtaaatagttttaaatataatgATGATGTAGGAAATGTAAGAAGACACTCACATGGTGTTTAGACGACACAGAAGTTATATCTGATTTAATTAACAAATCCACCGCATTCCTGAAGATGAATTGACGCTAGCGAACGACTCAGATGTtacaaagaaagtaaattaCACTGTGGAAGTAATGTCTTGcctaggaaaaaaagaagaaaaaaatggcttaCGCGTTTGAGTCGGCTCTCAGCCTTCAGCTAAAAGAGTCGATTCTTTGAGTCGACTCGTCTGCAAATGACACATCACTATCACTTCTACATAACTTGTATGTAATATGTCCCGTACTTTATGATGTATGAAGGGTTCTTTGAATGATGAATGGTTCTCAATGTCTAAAGAAATTCTTTGAATTTCTAAAACATAAAGCCCCAATTGTTgggtcacttttttttaatttaacttttttcccTCAGAGTGTATGTTCATGTATGGCCATATATCAGATTTCCCTTCAAATTGTGTTTTATATCGCGCAATATTGCATCCATACCTGACACCTGACGTAAATTTACTccgttagctagctagcgagTCGATTTAGCAGTACATAGGTCGTAGCTCAGTTACATTGTGCTTCAAGGTCAAGtgcattctgtttttaaatttccaCTCCTCCCTACGCACTAGGGGAAGTCGACAAGGGCGTGTTAAACCCAGTGTTGGAACGCAAGTCTGGACCCAGCCGGTTTTCACGAACGTCTGATTACAGCGTCAGGACAGAATTCTAGCCACTTGCACAATCGCTTCACACTGAGGCATGCACGGTTCTGCTCTCGAGCTCCGGCAGGAACTTATTTAAATGCATCGCAAGAATTACAGACatcataattacacacattttacagttcagAGAGACACGGACTAACCTGAGCGTACGTACGGGCACAAGGAATTTATCTCTGTCGTTTATACAGCATGTTCTTTAGCAAATGAGTCTCCGGCTAATGTCttgctttgtgttgtgttgtatttcATTAACATCCCTTTGAAGTACTGTATGTTTGCATCGATTTGACTCTCGGCCATTTTTGAACCCAACCCTGATTCAAACCCCATTCTCCGTGCGCCTTTCCTACATGCGCTAGGCCCTGTGCACCTGGCGCAGGTgcgtttgggacgcagcccgtTTACTCGGTGCTGTCCCAATCCTTCTTGATCTGCAGGTTCCACTCCCAGGACAGGTGGTCCGTCTTGTCGTCGTCCGTGAAGTAGGACTTGATGTGGTAGCTCCCTCGGACGATCATGCCTTTGGGAGCCTCCTCCACCGGAGTGATGAACTCGTGCTCCTCCACCCGCGGCCCGTAGCTGCCCACCATGTACACGGCTTTATCCACTGTGCGAAAAGAATAATTAAAAGCGGATGCTCAGTGCCAGTAAGGTCCTGAATagaaatgtgggcgtgtctttgggTACATATATGGAATATGGAGTGTCTATGAGTGGGTGTTGCTTGGAATCTATATATGGAAATTAGTGCACATCTGTTCacctctgggtgtgtgtgtgtgtatgtgtgtgtgtgtgtgtgtgagcgtgcgtgcgtgtgcttTGGGATAGGAATATGGGTGTATTTTGAGTCCTAATATGAAATTTAGAGCAtctctgagtaggcgtgacttGGGGTGGGACTGATGGTGTGTCTTCAAATCCATACATGGAAATTAGAGCacctctgtatgtgtgtgctttggGATAGAAATGTTTGGGTGTGTCTGTCAGATCATATATGGAAATTAGTGCACCTCAGAGTGGGCGTGCCTTGGGATGggtatgtgggtgtgtctttgagtccatatatggaaattaGTGCACCTCAGAATGGGCATGCCTTGGGCTGGggatgtgggtgtgtctttgagtccatatatggaaattaGTGCACCTCAGAATGGGCGTGCCTTGGGATGGggatgtgggtgtgtctttgagtccatatatggaaattaGTGCACCTCAGAGTGGGCGTGCCTTGGGATGGggatgtgggtgtgtctttgagtccatatGTGGGAGTCTGTGTAAActttgtaaaacttttttttaagatttattgATAACCTTTTAATGAAATATACTTGGatatgcaaaatgtaaaaagtgtgAAATCTCTGAGTTTTTCCCCACATTTGTTAAGAAACAGAACTGAAAACCTTGGTGGAAAAATCTGagttagtgtgttattacatCACATAATGTAGTAGACTAGAATGAAGGAAAGGGGCGGGGCATGGAGGGTTGGAGGCATTTGTAATTTGTATGTTCACAGAATCTGGGTTTCTTGAAGAGGGTAACATCGTAAGCATGTTTTTGTGCCTTTTGCCGctgtttaatgacatttttataattttaatgaagaatGCAAGTATGGATGATATGATATTAAGTATGAATATTTACCAGATgtgaaaaatacagtatgtacaataaatacaaactgaacagtataataataataataattattattattacaatatgtGCAATATGTGTTTACAGTGGATACCACACCAAATATGCCTTAGCAGATTTAAAGTCTGAGCGTAATAGCATTTGAGTAATACATGTTATACTTGTACAGTTTTAGACTTTTCAGAATCCATGTTCATGCCCTTACCTCGAATTCCTTTCCTGTAGGTCAGATGCACGTATTTCAGCCCAGACACGATCTCCTTGTTGACCTGGTGGGGcaaaacatacagtaatatgaacctaatttacatttacatttatttatgtttattctaTGATAGCTGCGGTGATAAGACTTTACCAGTCACACACTACTGCAGAAGTGTGCTGCTGTTTACTGTATGTTCCACACAACATGCCTGCAGTTGTTACAACTGCTgtgttgtatttattgtgttgtaCTGATTGTtccgagtgtgtgtttattttagaaGAGCCATAATTTAGCCACCAGAGGGCTCAATCACAGTTATCCTAATAATTTAGGGTTGCCAAGTTTAGTGTCTATTGGTCCGCTCCACCAATTATCAAACCAAGATGGGAAATGGGCTTGGGCTGATAGTATATAATTTATCGCAGTCtgacaaaaaacatccaatctGGCAAACCAGTGCTGCTCTTGTTCACTGATACAAAAGGATTCTTCCTAAGCGACATTAACATTGAGGTTGCCAGATCTGGCGTCTTGTCCCttctttaaattattaatcTAGGATAGGGCAATGTATTGgttaatataatatagtgtatgtattatTTATGCTCAGGTTGGAAATTGATAATACATCATTCCAATCTGGCAAACCAAGGTTCACTTTAATATCTcagaaatgaatttaattaatcTTTCTCTTATCTATTTCTGAGATTTCAAACATTCCTGCACAGACTGTGACTAGCATATCTAATGAGCAACACGCCAAAGAACCATTTagaataaatactttttaaaaaaaaaaaatgaattatgaaaGGTGGCTTTGTGTCTAATTTTGCAACCTGAAATATTTATGGAATGTGATTTTTGGACAGCTGAAGCTTAGACAAGGGCTTTCTGTCCTTTCTGCTGAGGAGTTTTAAAGgaaaccctgaaacacattaaatatgtttatactgaaatatttctgatgtgtttagtggttggtgctgtattttcgttgttcctgtgagaagttagcagttgtaTCCTGTCCTGACGGCGGTGTTAgcgtgaaagttgaagctttagcagctgatctgtttgagcagagtgtacagatgaggatcTGAAAGAGCTGGACATGCTataggactaaagcgccgctgcatcactctctttaggcaGAAATGAACCAAGGGCTAAATCTCACTGCACtgctatcagcaggtagtcgaatggcattgtgggtaatgtaggaaaccactGACTGAAGAGCAACTTGTCCATGAAAGaggtttaaactaaaaaactaaaaaataaatcttacatGCCATTGatgatcacatgttaattagaaagattaatatgcaagtcattcagggcgGATTTTTCCTCTAAGGACTGAGGAGGATTTCGGCATTAAATTTGTTCTAtagatttttccttttctctttactCATGAGACTCGCTGTAAAAAGGTTCAAAATTGAGGTACTTTAAGGTACAAACCTCTGTCAATTCAGTTGTACCCTCAACTTCTTTGTACCTTTAATCATGGGAAATTAATTGGACCTAACTGTTGTACCTTTGAGGGTCACTTTTTAACTAGAACAACAAAAATGTACCTCAACAATGCTGAAAATGGATGTAAAATCAGTAGCAATGT contains:
- the eci1 gene encoding enoyl-CoA delta isomerase 1, mitochondrial — translated: MAAVLRRGASFICLGSSQLLSGGCKHGRTCILPFFSSNNRNSSSSSKIKVDLDSSTGIAVVKFQNPPVNSMSLDFLTEFVISLEKLELDKSCRGVILTSAQPKIFSAGLDILEMYGKSPEHYAEFWKSVQDIWLKMYGYRKMTIAAINGFSPAGGCLVALSCDYRIMADNPRYRIGLNETQLGIVAPFWFKDTMVNTVGHRTAELSLQFGLMYSPSDALKIGLVDQLVPEENVLGTATETMTKWLAIPDHAREISKSMLRKPTVDRLLTSRDADTKNFVNFVSRDSIQKSLGLYLTMLKERKE